A genomic window from Ruminiclostridium cellulolyticum H10 includes:
- the uvrB gene encoding excinuclease ABC subunit UvrB has translation MNKFEVISEYKPMGDQPKAIAKLSKGILEGQKHQTLLGVTGSGKTYTMAKVIEQVQKPTLVIAHNKTLAAQLCSEFKEFFPNNVVEYFVSYYDYYQPEAYIPSTDTYIEKDSSINEEIDKLRHSATAALFERRDVIIVASVSCIYGLGDPEDYTDLMLSLRVGMQKDRDDVIKKLVDIQYERNEIDFRRGRFRVRGDVLEIFPANSSEKVLRVEFFGDEIERITEVDYLTGEIVGTRDHIAVFPASHYATSRHKMDRAMVTIEKELEERLEQFKMEDKLLEAQRLEQRTRYDLEMMSEIGFCQGIENYSRHISGREAGSSPYTLMDYFPDDYLLVIDESHVTVSQVGAMYNGDRSRKESLVEYGFRLPSAFDNRPLKFHEFEERVNQVVYVSATPANYEREHSTQIVEQIIRPTGLIDPEITVKPVKGQIDDLIGEINMRAEKHQRVLVTTLTKKMAEDLTDYMKELDIRVKYLHSDVVTFERMEIIRDLRLGVFDVLIGINLLREGLDIPEVSLVAILDADKEGFLRSETSLIQTIGRAARNSEGMVIMYADNITGSMQRAISETNRRRQIQMDYNEKHGIVPTTIQKSVRNVLEATKVAEEEDKYYTEKKATQMSEQELENLIAKLQKEMKQAAADLQFERAAELRDKIELLRGK, from the coding sequence ATGAACAAATTTGAAGTAATTTCAGAGTACAAGCCCATGGGCGACCAACCCAAAGCTATAGCAAAACTCAGCAAAGGCATACTTGAAGGGCAAAAACATCAGACACTTCTGGGAGTAACAGGTTCGGGAAAAACATATACCATGGCGAAGGTTATAGAGCAAGTACAGAAGCCAACACTTGTGATTGCACATAATAAGACTCTTGCGGCACAGCTTTGCAGTGAATTCAAGGAATTTTTTCCAAATAATGTTGTTGAATATTTTGTGAGTTATTATGACTACTATCAGCCTGAAGCATATATACCTTCAACTGATACGTATATAGAAAAAGATTCTTCTATAAACGAAGAAATTGATAAATTGAGACACTCTGCCACAGCTGCTTTGTTTGAAAGAAGAGACGTAATAATTGTTGCCAGTGTTTCCTGTATTTATGGTTTGGGTGACCCGGAGGATTACACCGACCTTATGCTGTCCCTTAGAGTAGGTATGCAGAAGGATAGGGATGATGTAATCAAAAAGCTTGTAGATATACAGTATGAAAGAAATGAGATAGATTTCAGAAGAGGAAGGTTCAGGGTCAGAGGAGATGTTCTGGAGATTTTTCCTGCCAACAGTTCCGAAAAGGTTTTAAGAGTAGAATTTTTTGGTGATGAAATAGAAAGAATTACGGAAGTAGACTACCTAACTGGTGAGATAGTCGGAACCAGGGACCATATAGCTGTATTCCCGGCTTCCCACTATGCTACAAGCAGGCATAAAATGGACCGTGCTATGGTAACTATTGAAAAAGAGCTGGAAGAAAGACTGGAGCAGTTTAAAATGGAAGACAAGCTGCTGGAGGCTCAAAGACTGGAGCAGAGAACCAGATACGACTTGGAAATGATGTCTGAAATTGGTTTTTGTCAGGGAATAGAGAACTACTCCCGCCATATAAGCGGTCGTGAAGCCGGAAGTTCCCCATATACCCTGATGGATTATTTTCCAGATGATTATCTCCTTGTTATTGATGAATCTCATGTAACAGTATCACAGGTAGGTGCTATGTACAACGGTGACCGATCCAGAAAGGAGTCACTTGTAGAATATGGTTTTAGACTGCCGTCAGCTTTTGACAACAGACCTCTTAAATTCCATGAGTTTGAAGAACGGGTGAATCAGGTAGTATATGTAAGTGCAACGCCTGCTAATTATGAAAGGGAACATTCTACTCAGATAGTTGAACAGATTATCAGGCCTACAGGCTTAATTGATCCCGAGATTACAGTAAAACCTGTAAAAGGTCAGATTGATGATTTAATCGGTGAAATTAATATGAGAGCTGAAAAACATCAAAGAGTCCTTGTAACAACTCTTACTAAGAAGATGGCAGAAGATTTGACGGACTATATGAAGGAACTTGATATAAGGGTAAAGTACCTTCATTCCGACGTTGTTACTTTTGAGAGAATGGAGATAATAAGAGATTTAAGGTTGGGTGTTTTTGATGTGCTAATCGGAATAAATCTGTTAAGAGAAGGACTCGACATTCCCGAGGTCTCGCTGGTAGCCATACTTGATGCGGATAAGGAAGGTTTTCTGCGTTCTGAAACATCACTGATACAGACTATAGGAAGAGCTGCCAGAAATTCTGAAGGTATGGTTATAATGTATGCAGACAACATTACAGGCTCAATGCAGAGAGCTATAAGTGAGACAAACAGAAGGCGTCAGATTCAGATGGATTACAATGAGAAGCACGGAATTGTTCCGACTACTATTCAAAAATCCGTCAGAAATGTTCTGGAAGCCACGAAGGTTGCTGAAGAAGAGGACAAGTATTATACCGAAAAGAAAGCAACTCAAATGTCTGAACAGGAACTTGAAAATCTTATAGCAAAACTGCAGAAGGAAATGAAGCAGGCGGCGGCAGATTTACAATTTGAGCGTGCAGCAGAATTAAGAGATAAGATAGAATTACTCAGGGGGAAGTAA
- a CDS encoding HD-GYP domain-containing protein, producing MRKINISNCQAGMTLGKAVYYDGSSMLIDEGTVLTPSHLAQIASLGITELYIQDSFSKDIIVKDVIRDITRLEAIHFMKQTMEKYSLEGMPSSGNIISIVDKILNDILKSEEIIVNLMDIKTFDGYTFSHSVNVCILSLIIGIKLKLGQSELRELGVGALLHDIGKVLIPTDILNKKSSLSNDEFEVIKRHSRLGYDILKNIQGISEKSALVALNHHERCDGKGYPMALQKQEIHLYSKIVAVTDIFDALTSDRIYRKKIDTFNAINYLESINNLLLDSQILDCFVNVIPPYPIGTEVTMSSGEKGIVIGLNKSHIPIVRLNVNSDGTSKYPYEEINLESCNNYFIVSSS from the coding sequence ATGAGAAAGATTAATATTTCAAACTGCCAGGCAGGAATGACTTTGGGGAAGGCTGTATATTATGATGGTTCATCAATGTTAATTGATGAGGGAACTGTATTAACACCATCGCACTTAGCACAAATTGCCTCTCTGGGTATTACTGAATTGTATATTCAGGATAGTTTTTCAAAAGATATAATTGTAAAAGATGTAATAAGGGATATTACTAGGTTGGAGGCTATTCACTTTATGAAACAGACTATGGAGAAATATAGTCTGGAAGGTATGCCGTCATCCGGAAACATCATTTCAATTGTAGATAAAATCTTAAACGATATCCTTAAATCAGAAGAAATTATTGTTAATCTGATGGATATAAAGACCTTTGACGGGTATACTTTTTCTCACAGTGTAAACGTATGTATTCTGTCCCTAATCATAGGTATAAAACTAAAGCTGGGGCAGTCTGAACTCCGGGAACTCGGGGTGGGTGCTCTTTTACACGACATTGGCAAAGTTTTAATACCTACAGATATTCTGAATAAGAAGTCGTCACTTTCAAATGATGAATTTGAAGTAATAAAGCGTCATTCCAGGCTGGGTTATGATATACTAAAAAATATACAGGGTATCAGTGAAAAGTCTGCATTGGTTGCATTGAATCACCATGAGAGGTGCGATGGAAAAGGGTATCCCATGGCTTTGCAAAAGCAAGAAATACACCTTTATTCAAAGATAGTAGCTGTGACGGATATATTTGATGCATTGACCTCTGATAGGATATACCGTAAGAAAATAGACACGTTTAACGCTATAAATTATCTCGAATCTATTAATAATTTGCTTCTTGACTCTCAAATTTTAGATTGTTTTGTTAACGTTATCCCTCCATACCCTATAGGTACAGAGGTTACTATGAGCAGCGGCGAAAAAGGTATTGTTATCGGTTTGAATAAGTCTCATATTCCCATTGTGAGACTGAATGTAAATTCTGATGGAACTTCAAAATATCCCTATGAAGAAATAAATCTGGAAAGTTGCAATAATTACTTTATAGTATCATCAAGCTAA
- a CDS encoding ABC transporter permease, translating to MSFMSMITFILAGAVTAGTPLLFATLGEIITEKVGQLNLGVEGMMLIGAVIGFGAALSTGNPVFGIIAGMVAGAGGALIFAFLTITLRANQIVSGLSLTIFGAGFSSFLGQKLIGQALSDSVRNSFTPVKIPLLGDIPILGSAFFHQNILVYAGYVAAVLMGFYMYKTRLGLNLRTVGENPGAADTAGINVTMYKYLHILLGGALSGIAGAYMSMVTVPSWQEGVTGGRGWIAVALVIFVTWNPFKAMLGSYFFGGLSILGLYLQSHVPIPQSIFDMLPYLVTIIVLIIISIKKSKENQPPKALGEPYFREER from the coding sequence ATGAGTTTTATGAGTATGATTACATTTATTTTAGCCGGTGCCGTAACAGCAGGAACTCCTTTACTATTCGCGACATTAGGAGAAATAATTACAGAAAAGGTTGGGCAGCTAAACCTCGGTGTTGAGGGAATGATGCTTATCGGTGCAGTTATAGGCTTTGGTGCTGCATTATCTACAGGCAATCCGGTATTTGGAATTATTGCAGGAATGGTTGCAGGGGCCGGAGGTGCACTGATTTTTGCATTTTTGACCATTACGTTAAGAGCAAACCAGATTGTTTCAGGTCTTTCGCTTACTATATTCGGTGCAGGGTTTTCAAGTTTTTTGGGACAAAAGCTGATTGGACAAGCTTTATCGGATTCAGTAAGAAACAGTTTCACGCCTGTAAAAATTCCTTTGCTTGGAGATATCCCAATTTTAGGAAGTGCCTTTTTTCACCAGAACATCCTTGTTTATGCCGGGTATGTAGCTGCTGTATTAATGGGATTTTATATGTATAAGACCAGATTGGGCCTAAACCTGAGAACTGTGGGCGAAAACCCGGGTGCTGCCGATACAGCCGGAATAAATGTTACTATGTACAAGTACCTTCATATTCTTTTGGGAGGCGCTTTAAGCGGTATAGCCGGTGCGTATATGTCAATGGTTACAGTACCGTCATGGCAGGAGGGTGTAACTGGAGGAAGAGGTTGGATAGCGGTTGCACTTGTAATTTTCGTAACGTGGAACCCATTTAAAGCTATGCTAGGTTCATATTTCTTCGGTGGACTGAGTATTTTGGGTTTGTACTTGCAAAGCCATGTACCGATTCCACAAAGTATCTTTGACATGCTTCCTTATCTGGTAACAATTATAGTTCTAATTATTATTTCGATAAAGAAATCAAAGGAGAACCAACCGCCTAAAGCACTTGGAGAGCCGTACTTTCGAGAAGAACGGTAG
- a CDS encoding phospho-sugar mutase produces the protein MEYLSKLNFWLDNEYFDQDTKNELLSIKNNAKEVEDRFYKSLEFGTGGLRGIIGAGTNRINIYTVRVASQGLANYINQMGKQDKGIVIAYDPRFMSPEFSLEAAKVFCANGIKAYLFDELRPTPQLSFAVRYLKAAAGVVVTASHNPKQYNGYKVYGEDGGQLSIDGSNAVISEINKITDITKVNIISKEDAASKGLLQIIGSEIDDAYIEMLKKLRINKDAVSKVADTFKIVYTPLHGAGNKPVRRILAESGFKEVLVVKEQELPDSQFSTVKSPNPEERSAFELAIKLASDNNVDLIIGTDPDSDRVGVVVRKNDGEYAVLTGNQTGCLLLEYILTAMKEEGKLPANGFVVKTIVTTELARIIADFYNVELVEVLTGFKFIGEQIKLRDENGNQKYLFGFEESYGYLAGTDVRDKDAVVASMLVAEMAAYYKVKGISLYDALTNLYEKYGYFVEGISSFTLEGKDGVMKIKEALTTMRKTKYESFGGIKVKAIRDYQKSERHVIASGATEKITLPESDVLYFEMEDGSWFCVRPSGTEPKIKIYYGVSDRTLNLSQDKLEKFKAGVLDVIKPLL, from the coding sequence ATGGAATACCTATCAAAACTTAACTTTTGGTTGGATAATGAATATTTCGATCAAGATACAAAAAATGAACTTTTATCTATAAAAAACAATGCCAAGGAAGTGGAAGACAGGTTCTATAAAAGCCTTGAATTTGGCACAGGAGGACTCAGGGGTATTATCGGAGCCGGAACTAATAGAATTAACATTTATACTGTCAGAGTTGCTTCACAGGGCTTGGCAAATTATATAAATCAAATGGGTAAACAGGATAAAGGGATTGTAATAGCGTATGATCCGCGATTTATGTCACCAGAGTTCTCACTGGAGGCTGCAAAGGTATTTTGTGCTAATGGCATTAAAGCTTATCTCTTTGACGAATTAAGACCAACACCTCAACTATCATTTGCAGTAAGATACCTTAAGGCCGCTGCCGGAGTAGTTGTTACTGCAAGTCATAACCCAAAGCAGTACAACGGCTACAAGGTATACGGAGAAGACGGCGGACAGCTGTCTATTGACGGTTCAAATGCAGTTATATCTGAAATAAACAAGATTACGGACATCACTAAAGTTAACATAATATCAAAGGAAGACGCTGCAAGCAAAGGACTTCTTCAAATTATAGGCAGTGAAATAGATGATGCATATATAGAGATGCTCAAGAAATTAAGAATAAACAAGGATGCTGTTTCTAAAGTTGCCGATACGTTCAAAATTGTATACACTCCGCTTCACGGGGCTGGCAACAAGCCTGTTAGGAGAATACTTGCTGAAAGCGGCTTTAAGGAAGTTCTTGTTGTTAAGGAACAGGAGCTTCCCGATTCTCAATTCTCTACCGTAAAATCTCCAAATCCCGAAGAAAGATCCGCCTTTGAGCTTGCTATTAAGCTGGCTTCAGATAACAATGTTGACTTGATTATAGGAACTGACCCGGACAGCGACAGAGTCGGCGTGGTTGTTAGGAAAAATGACGGTGAATATGCGGTTCTGACGGGTAACCAGACGGGATGTTTGCTGCTGGAGTATATACTTACTGCTATGAAAGAGGAAGGAAAGCTTCCTGCTAATGGTTTTGTTGTAAAAACAATAGTTACTACCGAACTTGCTAGGATTATAGCTGACTTTTATAATGTTGAGCTGGTTGAGGTTCTAACAGGCTTCAAATTTATTGGAGAACAGATTAAGCTTAGAGACGAAAATGGAAACCAGAAATACCTGTTTGGTTTTGAAGAAAGTTATGGTTATCTTGCCGGGACAGACGTGAGAGACAAGGATGCCGTGGTGGCATCAATGCTAGTAGCCGAGATGGCCGCTTATTACAAGGTAAAGGGTATTTCACTTTACGATGCACTCACAAATCTTTATGAAAAGTATGGCTATTTTGTTGAAGGCATCAGTTCATTTACACTTGAGGGCAAGGATGGAGTTATGAAAATAAAAGAAGCCCTGACAACCATGAGAAAGACCAAATATGAATCCTTTGGGGGTATCAAGGTTAAAGCAATTAGGGACTACCAGAAATCAGAAAGGCATGTTATTGCAAGCGGAGCTACAGAGAAAATCACTTTACCTGAGTCAGACGTTCTTTATTTTGAAATGGAAGACGGTTCATGGTTTTGCGTAAGGCCGTCGGGAACAGAACCTAAAATAAAGATTTATTACGGAGTATCAGACAGGACATTAAATTTGTCCCAGGATAAGCTTGAAAAGTTTAAAGCTGGCGTTCTTGATGTTATAAAGCCACTCTTATAA
- a CDS encoding metallophosphoesterase — MSYIIIILVLTAFLLIYMLFETTLLKKNYINFSKSSTGLKIAHLSDLHVNHLHISKKRIIKALKDVNPDIVLITGDYIETVEDIPKALDLIKALADIFPVYLTLGNHEHKALVNKKNGVGSFIDQINQTGATVLNNAGKSISKNGTAYNIIGIDDLRRGKPDLDKAFSYMDSSSRDSINIVFSHNPDMALLLPKDKAHYFLCGHFHGGQIWMPFHLEFRILRREKLCRMGYRRGLHKINGIIIYINRGLGNVLFPLRFLSVPEIAVIQFP; from the coding sequence ATGAGTTACATCATTATAATATTAGTCCTTACAGCATTTCTGCTGATCTATATGCTTTTTGAAACAACCCTGCTGAAAAAGAATTACATCAATTTTAGTAAAAGTTCTACGGGTCTTAAAATTGCCCATTTATCCGATTTACATGTTAATCATCTTCATATAAGTAAAAAAAGGATTATAAAGGCTTTAAAAGACGTTAATCCTGACATAGTTCTTATCACAGGAGACTATATTGAAACAGTGGAGGATATTCCTAAAGCTCTGGATTTGATAAAGGCACTGGCTGATATTTTCCCGGTATATCTTACACTGGGGAATCATGAGCATAAAGCACTTGTTAACAAAAAGAACGGTGTAGGAAGCTTTATTGACCAAATAAACCAAACCGGTGCAACTGTCCTCAATAATGCGGGCAAAAGCATTTCCAAGAATGGTACTGCTTACAATATTATTGGCATTGATGACTTGAGAAGAGGCAAACCTGATTTGGATAAAGCATTCTCATATATGGATTCCTCGTCCAGGGATAGCATTAATATTGTATTTTCTCACAACCCGGATATGGCACTTTTATTGCCTAAAGACAAAGCCCACTACTTTCTATGCGGACATTTCCACGGAGGTCAGATCTGGATGCCTTTTCATCTTGAGTTCAGGATTCTTAGACGAGAAAAACTTTGCAGGATGGGGTATAGGAGAGGACTCCATAAAATCAACGGCATAATTATTTATATCAACCGAGGTTTGGGAAATGTGCTGTTTCCTTTAAGATTTCTTTCGGTTCCGGAAATTGCAGTAATCCAGTTCCCATAA
- a CDS encoding MFS transporter gives MTKRAKLLLTVSALFTLSMGMSNVFLNILLWKESKNFIVLAQYNLMQYIFLPITFIFAGWLSKRKNGIWSLRLGIAFFITFFGLILFLKDRISKLVLLFGILYGIAAGFYWLAFHVLCFDFTSTENRDTFNGFNGSIAGICGAAAPISSAYIINKNFLGMGYTIVFSISLLLFVVLILVSFLIKAEYYDSKMNFKKIFNINLQDWSFLRKGLLMWGFRDVIIGFLIIVLVFKSTGSEWSVGTFSLIASIISSVTYVIEQKLIKPKSRLKSMLTGALVMFIAVWGLVVNIRYGTLLLYMIMESASLPFFLVPFSSASFNIISIQHQDDLRLEYIINKEIMLNSGRIVSLLILISLLWFIKYDWSLNFFLLFIGCTQLIALYFLRKMNVWRMSNS, from the coding sequence ATGACAAAAAGAGCTAAACTCTTGCTGACTGTTAGTGCCCTTTTCACCCTTTCAATGGGTATGTCCAATGTTTTTCTAAATATACTTTTATGGAAAGAGTCAAAGAACTTTATAGTTTTAGCACAGTACAATCTTATGCAGTATATATTTCTTCCCATCACCTTTATTTTTGCAGGATGGCTCTCCAAAAGAAAGAATGGTATCTGGTCTCTAAGGTTAGGAATAGCTTTCTTCATTACTTTTTTTGGGCTTATCCTTTTTTTAAAAGACAGAATTTCCAAGCTTGTCCTGTTATTCGGAATATTATACGGGATAGCTGCGGGTTTTTATTGGCTTGCTTTTCATGTGTTATGTTTTGATTTTACATCAACTGAAAACAGGGATACCTTTAATGGTTTCAATGGTTCCATTGCGGGAATTTGCGGTGCTGCTGCCCCTATTTCTTCAGCTTATATAATTAATAAGAATTTCTTGGGAATGGGTTATACTATTGTCTTTTCAATATCATTACTGCTATTTGTAGTACTGATATTGGTATCCTTTTTGATAAAAGCAGAATACTACGACAGCAAGATGAATTTTAAAAAAATATTTAACATTAACTTACAAGATTGGAGTTTTTTGAGAAAAGGCTTGCTCATGTGGGGTTTCAGAGATGTTATTATAGGATTTCTTATAATTGTACTTGTTTTTAAAAGCACGGGTAGCGAATGGTCGGTAGGTACTTTTTCCCTGATTGCTTCAATTATTTCATCAGTGACATATGTAATTGAACAAAAGCTAATAAAGCCAAAATCAAGGCTAAAATCCATGCTTACAGGTGCTTTGGTAATGTTCATAGCAGTTTGGGGATTGGTTGTAAATATACGTTACGGAACGCTACTGTTATATATGATAATGGAATCTGCATCTCTTCCCTTCTTCTTGGTGCCTTTTTCTTCTGCCAGCTTCAACATAATAAGTATTCAGCACCAAGATGATTTACGCCTAGAGTACATTATAAACAAGGAAATCATGCTTAACAGCGGAAGAATAGTAAGCTTGCTTATACTAATAAGCTTACTGTGGTTTATAAAATACGACTGGAGCCTTAACTTTTTTCTTTTATTCATAGGCTGTACACAACTCATAGCTCTGTATTTTTTGAGAAAAATGAATGTATGGAGGATGTCTAATTCTTAA
- a CDS encoding manganese efflux pump MntP family protein, with protein sequence MSLTELILLAIGLSMDASAVSISNSLCIKKIKIKHILQMAVMFAVFQGIMPLIGYYAANSFENVIERFDHWIAFILLVIIGGKMIHESITADEEQDCSLFSLTFKLLLVQAVATSIDALAVGVSLSALNVDILYSITIIGIVTFICCTAAILLANRFGNLLGKRAGIVGGLILVGIGVKIFVQHMFFGG encoded by the coding sequence ATGAGTTTAACAGAACTGATTTTGCTGGCAATAGGTTTATCTATGGATGCTTCAGCAGTATCAATATCAAATTCATTGTGTATCAAGAAAATAAAAATAAAACATATTCTGCAAATGGCAGTCATGTTTGCTGTATTTCAGGGTATTATGCCTTTAATAGGTTATTATGCCGCTAATTCCTTTGAAAACGTCATAGAGAGGTTTGATCATTGGATAGCTTTTATTTTGCTTGTGATTATCGGTGGAAAAATGATTCATGAATCTATAACTGCTGATGAAGAGCAGGATTGTTCGTTGTTTTCATTAACCTTCAAGCTTCTCTTGGTACAGGCAGTTGCGACTAGCATAGATGCATTGGCAGTGGGAGTAAGCCTTTCGGCTCTTAATGTAGATATATTGTATTCAATTACAATAATCGGTATAGTAACTTTCATATGCTGTACAGCTGCAATACTGCTGGCTAACAGGTTTGGCAATTTATTGGGAAAGCGTGCAGGAATAGTTGGCGGATTAATATTGGTAGGAATAGGTGTCAAGATATTTGTTCAGCATATGTTCTTCGGCGGCTAG
- a CDS encoding CidA/LrgA family protein, whose translation MKLLRQFLIILIICFIGEVLNKVVHVPLPGSIIGMILLFICLITGVIKLEKVDEISRFLIDHLAFFFIPAGVALLGYVGVLKESILPILVICFVTTLVVMIVTGWTIQLIKGRKSR comes from the coding sequence ATGAAACTACTAAGGCAGTTTTTAATCATACTAATCATTTGCTTTATTGGAGAAGTATTGAACAAAGTAGTGCATGTTCCGCTCCCGGGCAGTATCATAGGAATGATATTGCTTTTTATTTGCCTGATAACGGGAGTCATTAAATTGGAGAAAGTAGATGAGATAAGTAGATTTTTAATAGATCATCTTGCATTCTTTTTTATTCCGGCAGGGGTTGCCCTACTTGGTTACGTGGGTGTTTTAAAGGAAAGTATCCTTCCTATATTGGTTATATGTTTTGTTACAACTCTTGTAGTTATGATTGTAACCGGTTGGACTATACAGCTGATTAAAGGGAGGAAGAGCAGATGA
- a CDS encoding TM2 domain-containing protein yields MAQNVCPQCGAPCALSDRECKYCGEAIAADVNSAPSSNQRPVSGNQEYEAQMYKQQVAQQQQQFAQHQYINNGIDPAWPIKNKIAAGLLGIFLGGLGIHKFYMGKIGLGILYLLFCWTFIPGFVGFIEGIIYLCSNDHNFQVKHRVRLQ; encoded by the coding sequence ATGGCTCAAAATGTATGTCCCCAATGTGGGGCACCATGTGCTCTTAGTGACAGAGAGTGTAAATACTGCGGCGAAGCTATAGCTGCAGATGTAAATTCTGCTCCATCATCTAATCAAAGACCTGTTTCCGGAAACCAGGAGTATGAGGCGCAAATGTACAAGCAGCAGGTCGCACAGCAACAACAGCAATTTGCTCAACATCAGTATATAAACAACGGTATCGATCCTGCCTGGCCTATTAAAAACAAAATTGCAGCAGGTCTTCTGGGTATATTTTTAGGAGGACTAGGAATTCACAAATTTTACATGGGCAAAATCGGTTTAGGTATACTCTACCTGCTGTTCTGCTGGACTTTTATCCCAGGTTTTGTTGGATTTATCGAAGGTATCATATATTTGTGTTCCAATGATCATAATTTCCAAGTAAAACATCGTGTAAGACTTCAATAG
- a CDS encoding LrgB family protein produces the protein MKEIIRSPLFALLISILAYEIGILINKKTRIVFFNPLMIAIALVIGTLLALHIPLEDYQKGGDFIALFLTPATVILAVPLYKNINSLKKDYIAILGGVIVGAATAIFSVWAMAKAFGLSKELIASLVPKSITTPLGIELSTQIKGIPSVTVAAIIITGVVGAVFAEWLLKVCKITDKTAKGIAIGTSSHALGTTKAVDIGETEGAMSGLAIGLAGLVTVIVATILFKFGFF, from the coding sequence ATGAAAGAAATTATAAGGTCACCTTTATTTGCACTGCTTATATCTATTTTAGCTTATGAGATAGGTATTCTTATAAACAAAAAAACAAGGATAGTGTTTTTCAATCCTCTAATGATTGCAATTGCGTTGGTTATTGGAACTTTGTTGGCATTACACATACCACTGGAGGATTATCAGAAGGGTGGAGATTTTATAGCTCTTTTCCTGACACCTGCAACAGTAATATTGGCGGTTCCGTTATATAAAAACATAAATTCCTTAAAAAAAGATTATATTGCCATACTGGGTGGTGTAATAGTTGGAGCAGCTACGGCAATATTCAGTGTGTGGGCTATGGCAAAGGCTTTCGGACTTTCTAAAGAACTTATAGCATCCTTGGTACCAAAATCTATTACAACCCCGCTGGGGATTGAATTATCAACCCAAATAAAGGGAATACCCTCTGTAACAGTTGCCGCCATTATAATAACTGGTGTAGTTGGTGCCGTATTTGCCGAATGGTTATTAAAGGTATGTAAAATAACTGATAAGACAGCAAAGGGTATAGCTATAGGAACTTCATCTCACGCGTTGGGCACTACAAAGGCTGTTGATATAGGTGAAACGGAAGGAGCTATGAGCGGCTTAGCCATTGGTCTTGCAGGGCTTGTAACGGTTATAGTTGCAACCATTTTGTTTAAATTCGGATTCTTTTAA
- the trpS gene encoding tryptophan--tRNA ligase: MEQIEQKKRIFSGVQPSGNLTIGNYLGAIKNWIPLQEEYECLYCVVDLHTLTVRQKPAELRQRSLNLLALYMACGLDPKKSILFLQSHVSAHSELAWILNCFTYMGELNRMTQFKDKSQRHGDNINAGLFTYPVLMAADILLYQADLVPIGQDQKQHLEITRDVADRFNNIYGDTFTIPEAFIPKIGAKIMSLQEPEKKMSKSDENENAFVLILDPQDAVMRKFKRAITDSDREIRYDEQNKPGVSNLISIYSSVTGKSISDIEKEFEGRSYGDLKETVGQSVVEMLNPIQQRFNEFSSDKEQLNLILKENAEKAAYMARKTLSKVQRKIGLLPRG; this comes from the coding sequence ATGGAACAGATAGAGCAAAAGAAAAGGATTTTCAGTGGCGTTCAGCCGTCAGGAAACCTTACCATAGGAAATTATCTGGGTGCAATAAAGAATTGGATTCCTTTGCAGGAAGAGTATGAATGTCTGTACTGTGTAGTTGATCTCCACACACTCACAGTTCGTCAGAAACCTGCCGAATTAAGACAGAGAAGTTTAAATCTTCTTGCACTTTATATGGCTTGTGGTCTTGACCCTAAAAAAAGCATACTTTTTTTACAGTCACATGTTAGTGCACACTCAGAATTAGCATGGATTCTCAATTGTTTCACATATATGGGTGAACTGAATAGAATGACCCAGTTCAAGGACAAGTCACAAAGACATGGGGACAATATTAATGCAGGCTTGTTCACATATCCTGTACTTATGGCAGCTGATATCCTTCTTTATCAGGCAGACCTCGTTCCGATCGGACAGGATCAGAAACAACATCTTGAGATTACCAGAGATGTAGCCGACAGGTTCAATAACATATATGGAGATACTTTTACAATTCCAGAAGCATTTATACCTAAAATAGGTGCAAAAATAATGAGCCTTCAGGAGCCCGAAAAGAAAATGTCCAAATCAGATGAAAATGAGAATGCATTTGTTCTGATTCTTGACCCACAGGATGCAGTTATGCGTAAATTTAAAAGAGCTATTACCGATTCAGATCGTGAAATACGTTATGATGAACAAAACAAGCCCGGTGTCAGCAACTTAATCAGTATATACTCAAGTGTTACTGGAAAGAGTATAAGTGACATTGAAAAGGAATTTGAAGGAAGGTCCTATGGTGATTTAAAAGAGACAGTTGGACAGTCGGTGGTTGAAATGTTGAATCCTATACAACAAAGATTCAATGAGTTTTCATCTGATAAGGAACAGCTGAACTTAATTTTAAAGGAAAATGCTGAAAAAGCAGCTTACATGGCAAGAAAAACCCTTTCGAAAGTTCAGAGAAAAATCGGTCTTTTACCTAGAGGTTAA